The Hemiscyllium ocellatum isolate sHemOce1 chromosome 22, sHemOce1.pat.X.cur, whole genome shotgun sequence genome includes a region encoding these proteins:
- the ccnj gene encoding cyclin-J isoform X2 gives MELGEQWWKGQVVADIHQALRIKELRLPLYKSHSPQLNTRRYFADLLAIISNHFHLCPTARHLAVYLLDLFMDRYDISVQKLHLVALSCLLLASKFEEKEDRVPKLEQLNSLTCLSSMNLVLNKQDLLHMELLLLESFQWNLCLPTAAHFIDYYLSIAVHETDLHDGRPMVYLEKTKLYTEKYSAYFLEVSLQDHGFLNYFPSVVAAACIAASRAVLKLTPLWPVRLHHLTAYAWDALLPCTERLLIAHDNDVKEANKQKREQSVQIGQSTFLSQPVASSQTRIAQQTSPYLHPKHSNLLQYHHQQPLQQNCQSTLPTGQATRYTISTCPPNLQANFVTHGPRQANTMSLATNMEVKSCINIPSNQKYQVNGH, from the exons ATGGAGCTGGGAgaacagtggtggaaaggacaagTGGTTGCCGATATCCATCAGGCTCTTCGCATCAAG GAACTGAGATTACCACTCTACAAAAGCCATTCTCCTCAGCTGAACACTAGACGTTACTTTGCGGATCTTCTTGCAATCATCAGCAATCATTTTCATCTTTGCCCCACTGCTCGCCACCTTGCTGTTTACCTTCTAGATCTATTTATGGACCGCTATGACATTTCTGTTCAGAAATTACATCTAGTGGCACTCTCCTGTTTACTTTTGGCAA gCAAATTTGAGGAGAAAGAAGATCGTGTACCAAAACTTGAACAACTCAACAGCCTCACTTGCCTAAGTAGTATGAACCTGGTGTTAAACAAACAGGACCTATTGCACATGGAACTCTTGTTGCTAGAATCCTTTCAGTGGAACCTCTGCCTGCCTACTGCAGCACACTTCATTGATTACTACCTTTCCATTGCTGTACATGAAACGGATCTTCATGATGGAAGGCCTATGGTTTACTTGGAGAAGACAAAGTTATATACAGAAAAATATTCTGCCTATTTTCTAGAGGTATCTTTACAAG ATCATggctttttaaattattttccttCAGTAGTTGCAGCTGCTTGCATAGCAGCGTCTCGAGCTGTTCTTAAACTCACTCCTTTATGGCCTGTTCGACTGCACCATCTTACTGCTTATGCCTGGGATGCTCTGTTACCCTGTACTGAACGTCTGTTAAT TGCTCACGACAATGATGTAAAAGAAGCCAACAAGCAGAAACGTGAACAATCAGTTCAGATTGGACAAAGCACTTTCTTGAGTCAACCTGTAGCTTCTTCCCAAACCCGGATTGCACAACAAACTTCACCATATTTGCATCCAAAGCACTCCAATCTATTGCAGTATCATCACCAACAGCCCTTGCAGCAGAATTGTCAATCTACTCTTCCAACTGGTCAAGCAACAAGATACACAATATCAACATGCCCTCCCAATCTCCAAGCTAATTTTGTAACTCATGGACCCAGACAAGCAAATACTATGTCATTAGCAACAAATATGGAAGTTAAATCTTGTATTAATATTCCTTCTAATCAGAAATACCAAGTAAATGGTCATTAA
- the ccnj gene encoding cyclin-J isoform X1, which produces MSEKINLVFDESMELGEQWWKGQVVADIHQALRIKELRLPLYKSHSPQLNTRRYFADLLAIISNHFHLCPTARHLAVYLLDLFMDRYDISVQKLHLVALSCLLLASKFEEKEDRVPKLEQLNSLTCLSSMNLVLNKQDLLHMELLLLESFQWNLCLPTAAHFIDYYLSIAVHETDLHDGRPMVYLEKTKLYTEKYSAYFLEVSLQDHGFLNYFPSVVAAACIAASRAVLKLTPLWPVRLHHLTAYAWDALLPCTERLLIAHDNDVKEANKQKREQSVQIGQSTFLSQPVASSQTRIAQQTSPYLHPKHSNLLQYHHQQPLQQNCQSTLPTGQATRYTISTCPPNLQANFVTHGPRQANTMSLATNMEVKSCINIPSNQKYQVNGH; this is translated from the exons ATGTCAG AAAAAATTAACTTAGTATTTGATGAGTCGATGGAGCTGGGAgaacagtggtggaaaggacaagTGGTTGCCGATATCCATCAGGCTCTTCGCATCAAG GAACTGAGATTACCACTCTACAAAAGCCATTCTCCTCAGCTGAACACTAGACGTTACTTTGCGGATCTTCTTGCAATCATCAGCAATCATTTTCATCTTTGCCCCACTGCTCGCCACCTTGCTGTTTACCTTCTAGATCTATTTATGGACCGCTATGACATTTCTGTTCAGAAATTACATCTAGTGGCACTCTCCTGTTTACTTTTGGCAA gCAAATTTGAGGAGAAAGAAGATCGTGTACCAAAACTTGAACAACTCAACAGCCTCACTTGCCTAAGTAGTATGAACCTGGTGTTAAACAAACAGGACCTATTGCACATGGAACTCTTGTTGCTAGAATCCTTTCAGTGGAACCTCTGCCTGCCTACTGCAGCACACTTCATTGATTACTACCTTTCCATTGCTGTACATGAAACGGATCTTCATGATGGAAGGCCTATGGTTTACTTGGAGAAGACAAAGTTATATACAGAAAAATATTCTGCCTATTTTCTAGAGGTATCTTTACAAG ATCATggctttttaaattattttccttCAGTAGTTGCAGCTGCTTGCATAGCAGCGTCTCGAGCTGTTCTTAAACTCACTCCTTTATGGCCTGTTCGACTGCACCATCTTACTGCTTATGCCTGGGATGCTCTGTTACCCTGTACTGAACGTCTGTTAAT TGCTCACGACAATGATGTAAAAGAAGCCAACAAGCAGAAACGTGAACAATCAGTTCAGATTGGACAAAGCACTTTCTTGAGTCAACCTGTAGCTTCTTCCCAAACCCGGATTGCACAACAAACTTCACCATATTTGCATCCAAAGCACTCCAATCTATTGCAGTATCATCACCAACAGCCCTTGCAGCAGAATTGTCAATCTACTCTTCCAACTGGTCAAGCAACAAGATACACAATATCAACATGCCCTCCCAATCTCCAAGCTAATTTTGTAACTCATGGACCCAGACAAGCAAATACTATGTCATTAGCAACAAATATGGAAGTTAAATCTTGTATTAATATTCCTTCTAATCAGAAATACCAAGTAAATGGTCATTAA